In one Nitrospira sp. genomic region, the following are encoded:
- a CDS encoding thioredoxin domain-containing protein — protein MAKRRVWHGGLFMGLVAMALFGLTGIAQAAKPELKGNFQVLSDEKSTHKPGKVQLVEFADFYCPHCHRFDGEGLMILEKEFGNKIEAVMVGYPVIPGKLPTAFDMYEQAKTMGKGNEMKRALFRTIHKDKIGIIDKAIREVLIREVGLNPAAFEEGLASAKPAKAFEDGRKWGDRIKIQQTPTVLLDGNIKVEQIDPENLKVIIQSILDGDGKK, from the coding sequence ATGGCGAAGCGTCGTGTATGGCATGGTGGTCTGTTTATGGGGCTGGTGGCGATGGCGTTGTTCGGATTGACGGGCATCGCCCAGGCGGCGAAGCCGGAATTGAAGGGCAACTTTCAGGTGTTGAGCGACGAAAAATCGACCCACAAGCCGGGAAAAGTCCAACTCGTGGAGTTCGCCGATTTCTATTGTCCGCATTGCCACCGATTCGACGGTGAAGGGCTGATGATTCTCGAGAAGGAATTCGGAAACAAAATCGAAGCGGTCATGGTGGGGTATCCTGTCATTCCCGGCAAGTTGCCGACGGCGTTCGATATGTATGAGCAGGCGAAGACCATGGGGAAGGGCAACGAAATGAAGCGCGCGCTCTTCCGAACCATCCACAAGGACAAGATCGGCATCATCGACAAGGCGATTCGCGAAGTCTTGATCCGCGAGGTCGGCCTGAACCCGGCGGCATTCGAAGAAGGACTGGCCAGTGCCAAACCGGCCAAGGCGTTCGAAGACGGACGGAAATGGGGCGATCGCATCAAGATCCAGCAGACCCCGACCGTCTTGCTCGACGGCAACATCAAGGTCGAGCAGATTGACCCCGAGAATTTGAAGGTTATTATCCAAAGCATTCTGGACGGCGACGGCAAGAAATAG
- a CDS encoding tetratricopeptide repeat protein, with translation MGNRMKQRWCRLGLVSLLAWTLFGGMNGLDAAEPDAWRQRFEAGVQARDAAHYAEAETLLTQALWEAEQGRADDARVALAANHLGLLYHDQGRLTEAESLYARALGIWEARLGSEHEDVAAALNNLAEIAHAKGDWTAAEPLYERVLAIERKTLGAAHPDVAVSLNNLAELYRKQGRETAAESSYQLALTLMEQAHGPEHVELGPVLNNLAALYKGRGLYVWAEPFYERALQVRRLRFGSEHPAVAMGLNNAACLYQAEGLYADAQRLFGEALEIAERVSGPQASLTGTITGNMAFLADEQGLWMQAQLLYQRALVIQQQQLGLHHPTVGLLADRYARVLDLLGQPVEAGLFAARAASIRARMQSEAVKHGAGRRQGPMVGEIRR, from the coding sequence ATGGGCAATCGGATGAAGCAGCGGTGGTGTCGCCTGGGACTTGTCAGCCTGCTTGCGTGGACCCTGTTCGGAGGCATGAACGGGCTCGACGCCGCGGAACCGGATGCGTGGAGGCAGCGCTTCGAGGCGGGGGTACAGGCTAGGGACGCGGCACACTACGCCGAGGCCGAGACCCTTCTGACGCAGGCATTGTGGGAGGCCGAGCAGGGGCGGGCCGATGACGCTCGAGTGGCGTTGGCCGCGAATCATCTGGGGTTGCTGTATCACGACCAGGGGCGGCTGACGGAGGCGGAATCACTCTATGCGCGGGCACTCGGCATTTGGGAAGCGCGCTTGGGCTCCGAGCACGAGGATGTGGCCGCGGCGTTGAACAATCTGGCTGAAATCGCCCATGCCAAGGGCGATTGGACCGCGGCGGAACCTCTGTACGAGCGGGTGTTGGCGATTGAACGCAAGACGCTGGGCGCGGCGCATCCCGACGTCGCGGTCAGCCTGAACAACCTGGCGGAGCTCTATCGCAAGCAAGGGCGGGAGACGGCCGCCGAATCGTCCTACCAGCTCGCGCTCACGCTGATGGAGCAGGCGCACGGGCCTGAGCATGTCGAACTGGGGCCGGTGCTCAATAACCTGGCCGCCTTGTACAAGGGGCGCGGGCTGTATGTGTGGGCGGAACCATTTTATGAACGAGCCTTGCAAGTGCGCCGGCTGCGCTTCGGCAGCGAGCATCCCGCCGTAGCGATGGGATTGAACAACGCCGCGTGTCTCTATCAGGCCGAAGGGTTGTATGCCGATGCGCAACGTTTGTTCGGCGAGGCCCTCGAGATTGCCGAACGAGTGTCCGGTCCGCAGGCCTCCTTGACCGGCACGATCACCGGCAACATGGCGTTTCTCGCGGACGAGCAGGGGCTGTGGATGCAGGCGCAGCTCCTCTACCAGCGGGCGCTGGTCATTCAGCAGCAACAACTTGGGTTACATCATCCCACCGTCGGGTTGTTGGCGGACCGGTATGCACGGGTGCTCGATCTCTTGGGGCAGCCGGTGGAAGCGGGGTTATTCGCGGCGCGGGCTGCGTCGATTCGCGCACGAATGCAGTCCGAAGCGGTCAAGCACGGGGCAGGGCGTCGCCAGGGCCCGATGGTCGGTGAAATCCGGCGGTAA
- a CDS encoding cytochrome P460 family protein: protein MPVSHAVTVPSRMDIVGMPLDEAGLNVAVVRLLALALDISQGWSPAPPAAGLLIPFGYRAWPSLASVVESREGAQQLRFYVCPKALLTTDSESFPVGTVFVVESLPSGVPGQGSRPSLFVMEKCAGVSMSSRGCGQRESWIYASWDSTGSPATTEPGRCGICRLPWLPAAHS from the coding sequence ATGCCGGTGAGTCATGCAGTGACAGTGCCCTCTCGAATGGACATCGTCGGGATGCCGCTCGACGAGGCGGGACTGAATGTGGCGGTGGTGCGGTTGTTAGCGCTGGCGCTGGACATCAGCCAAGGGTGGTCGCCGGCTCCTCCGGCCGCCGGGCTGTTGATTCCTTTCGGGTATCGAGCCTGGCCGAGCCTGGCGTCGGTTGTCGAGTCGCGGGAGGGTGCGCAGCAGCTGCGGTTCTACGTGTGCCCAAAGGCCTTGCTGACGACCGATTCCGAGTCTTTCCCGGTGGGGACGGTCTTCGTGGTGGAATCCCTGCCGTCCGGTGTGCCGGGACAGGGATCGCGTCCGTCGTTGTTTGTGATGGAAAAGTGTGCCGGTGTGAGCATGAGCAGTCGGGGATGCGGGCAGAGGGAGTCATGGATCTATGCGAGCTGGGATTCGACCGGCTCCCCCGCGACGACGGAACCAGGCCGTTGTGGAATTTGCCGATTGCCCTGGTTGCCCGCGGCCCATAGCTGA
- a CDS encoding Slp family lipoprotein, producing MMRDKLLQALGIFSIAVILTACATSADQRETEDSAASTPQFSQIKATPDSFKGQALVLGGQVLSARRLKDGTRLEVLQLPLNSAQQPALDLMKSQGRFVAIQREFLDPATVPPGTFLTITGELTGSMTLPLDETDYVYPLIEIKSFRTWLPSQDSDQFRYRPYSYYSPFWQPYWGPYGRFPYYW from the coding sequence ATGATGCGGGACAAACTTCTACAGGCGCTCGGGATTTTCTCGATCGCCGTGATCCTGACAGCCTGCGCGACTTCCGCCGACCAGCGCGAGACAGAAGACAGCGCTGCCTCGACGCCCCAATTTTCACAAATCAAAGCCACACCGGACTCGTTCAAGGGACAGGCCCTGGTGCTGGGTGGGCAAGTCCTCTCGGCCCGGCGTCTGAAAGACGGCACGCGCCTGGAAGTGCTTCAGTTGCCGCTGAACAGCGCCCAGCAGCCGGCCCTGGACCTGATGAAATCTCAAGGCCGGTTCGTGGCGATTCAACGTGAATTCCTGGACCCGGCCACCGTACCTCCTGGCACATTCCTTACAATCACCGGCGAACTTACCGGCTCGATGACCCTGCCGTTGGACGAAACCGACTACGTCTACCCGCTGATTGAGATCAAGAGTTTCCGCACCTGGCTTCCCTCACAAGACTCGGATCAGTTCCGTTACCGCCCCTATTCCTATTACAGCCCATTCTGGCAGCCCTACTGGGGACCGTATGGGCGGTTTCCCTACTATTGGTAA
- a CDS encoding helix-turn-helix domain-containing protein, translating into MDQPLLRVKDVAQLLQVSKWTIYRWIDEGRLDATKIGTGSLRVFRRSVMALVDGQRTDLRPSESAPHLNVVPLTGRRSPKR; encoded by the coding sequence ATGGATCAGCCGCTCTTGCGGGTCAAAGATGTTGCCCAATTGCTGCAAGTAAGCAAGTGGACGATCTATCGCTGGATCGACGAAGGACGGCTGGATGCCACAAAAATCGGGACCGGCAGTTTGCGCGTCTTTCGCCGCTCCGTGATGGCACTGGTCGATGGTCAACGGACCGACCTGCGTCCGTCGGAATCTGCGCCGCACCTGAACGTGGTGCCGTTGACCGGGCGTCGATCGCCCAAACGGTAA
- a CDS encoding PepSY domain-containing protein, producing MFTRPFWVRLHRWAGLAMAGFLIVVGLTGSLLAFYPELERLVHPHWYSERDPAVWMGAGALAEKLERAEPRLRVQQLSLQGFDGASSAWVEPRLDPATGKLFELGYDYVLLDPATGAVLDRIRWGSLLNGWTGLMSFVYALHYALALDMPGVWILGICALVWTLDCFVGLYLTFPARRPRKTQAHRQPASGDANWWARWKRAWIIKPGNAHRVNFDLHRAGGLWLWAALLIFAWSSVYMNLWDTVYTWTTRALCEYRPYWTEFRPRPIPMEQPRLNWLDAQAVGERLMAAHVAQAGLTVRRPVGLRLYREFGVYQYQVESDREIDDRPRRYTTQVWFDADTGALRLALLPRGQYAGNTISNWLYALHMANVFGLPYRMFVCFLGWVVVMLSVTGVYLWAKKRRSKAMAHSRRAQFPIVQAATGVRP from the coding sequence ATGTTCACCAGACCGTTCTGGGTACGACTCCATCGTTGGGCCGGATTGGCCATGGCGGGCTTTTTGATTGTGGTCGGCCTAACGGGAAGTCTGCTGGCGTTTTATCCGGAGCTTGAGCGACTCGTCCATCCACACTGGTATTCGGAGCGCGATCCGGCCGTGTGGATGGGCGCCGGCGCGCTGGCCGAGAAACTGGAGAGGGCCGAGCCACGATTGCGCGTCCAGCAGTTGTCGTTGCAGGGCTTCGACGGCGCGAGCTCCGCCTGGGTGGAGCCTCGGCTTGATCCGGCTACCGGCAAGTTGTTCGAGCTGGGCTACGATTATGTCCTGCTCGACCCGGCGACGGGCGCCGTGCTCGACCGGATTCGGTGGGGCTCGCTGCTGAACGGATGGACCGGCCTCATGTCTTTCGTCTACGCGTTGCACTATGCGTTAGCACTGGACATGCCGGGTGTCTGGATTCTGGGAATCTGTGCCTTGGTGTGGACGCTGGATTGTTTTGTCGGGTTGTATCTGACCTTCCCGGCCCGGCGGCCTCGTAAAACACAGGCGCATAGGCAGCCGGCGTCCGGCGACGCGAACTGGTGGGCGCGCTGGAAGCGAGCCTGGATCATCAAGCCCGGCAATGCCCATCGCGTCAACTTTGACCTCCACCGGGCCGGCGGTTTGTGGCTGTGGGCGGCGCTGCTGATCTTCGCCTGGTCGAGTGTTTACATGAACTTGTGGGACACGGTGTACACCTGGACCACCCGTGCGCTTTGCGAGTATCGCCCTTACTGGACGGAATTTCGACCACGTCCCATTCCGATGGAGCAGCCGAGATTGAATTGGCTGGATGCGCAAGCAGTCGGAGAGCGGTTGATGGCGGCGCACGTTGCGCAGGCGGGATTGACGGTGCGCCGGCCGGTGGGGTTGCGGTTGTATCGGGAATTCGGGGTCTATCAGTATCAAGTGGAGAGTGATCGAGAAATCGACGACCGTCCGCGTCGATACACCACGCAAGTGTGGTTCGATGCCGACACTGGCGCGCTACGACTCGCGCTGCTGCCGCGCGGCCAATATGCGGGCAACACCATCAGCAACTGGCTCTATGCCTTGCACATGGCCAATGTCTTCGGTCTGCCCTATCGCATGTTCGTCTGTTTTTTGGGGTGGGTGGTGGTGATGCTTTCCGTGACGGGTGTATACCTTTGGGCCAAAAAACGCCGTTCGAAGGCGATGGCCCATTCTCGCCGTGCACAATTCCCCATCGTTCAGGCCGCGACCGGGGTGCGGCCATGA
- a CDS encoding ABC transporter permease produces the protein MTLIRLMLRNTVRRPVRLALTVGGLAMVVLAFGLLRLTLDEWHSGVRAAANNRLITVHAMSDSLLLPLSYRERIAVVPGVQVVHYGNVFGVEYRDAKESFGAFAEQMSTFFETYPEVILNEADRLAFLKDRGGCLIGQKLAARFGWKVGDVIPLKGTSHPGNWELTVRGIFRSSSPGIMGEGELYVHWQFANERLRTAAPDRADQVGWYVATTAPGVNPRSVVAAIDATFANSFAETRTEREQAYIAGWVARSGALLDTLDWLSGVMNGIAALVLVNALAMAVRERTREYGVMKTLGFQPRHLVALVLGESLLVALGGALAGLGLLYPAARLYAVMVAGGKTVGAYEITAETIWLCLGVMVLVGLLAALWPAVRLSRMTTLEGLRHRG, from the coding sequence ATGACACTGATCCGCTTGATGCTTCGGAACACGGTCCGGCGGCCGGTGCGTTTGGCGCTGACGGTCGGCGGCCTGGCGATGGTCGTGTTGGCCTTCGGGTTGTTGCGGCTCACGCTGGATGAATGGCACAGCGGCGTGAGGGCGGCGGCCAACAATCGCTTGATCACCGTTCATGCCATGTCCGATTCACTGCTACTGCCCTTGTCGTATCGAGAGCGCATAGCGGTGGTCCCTGGCGTGCAGGTGGTGCATTACGGCAACGTGTTTGGCGTGGAGTACCGGGATGCGAAGGAATCGTTCGGGGCGTTTGCGGAGCAGATGAGCACGTTCTTCGAGACGTACCCGGAAGTCATCCTGAATGAAGCGGATCGTCTGGCGTTTCTCAAGGATCGAGGCGGATGCCTCATCGGACAGAAACTTGCCGCCCGATTCGGCTGGAAGGTCGGTGACGTGATTCCGCTCAAGGGTACGTCTCACCCCGGCAACTGGGAGTTGACGGTGCGCGGCATTTTCCGCAGCAGCAGCCCTGGCATCATGGGTGAAGGCGAACTGTATGTGCATTGGCAGTTTGCCAACGAGCGTCTGAGGACGGCGGCGCCGGATCGAGCCGACCAAGTGGGCTGGTACGTCGCTACGACGGCGCCGGGCGTGAATCCCCGCAGCGTGGTCGCCGCCATCGATGCCACCTTTGCCAACTCCTTCGCGGAAACTAGGACGGAGCGCGAACAGGCCTATATTGCCGGTTGGGTCGCGCGCTCGGGCGCGTTGCTCGATACGTTGGATTGGTTGTCCGGCGTGATGAATGGCATCGCGGCCCTGGTTCTGGTCAATGCGCTGGCGATGGCGGTGCGCGAGCGAACGAGGGAATACGGGGTGATGAAGACCCTGGGCTTCCAGCCGCGCCACCTGGTGGCGTTGGTCCTGGGGGAGTCGCTGCTGGTGGCGCTGGGCGGCGCCCTGGCGGGTTTGGGATTGTTGTACCCGGCGGCGCGGCTCTATGCGGTCATGGTCGCCGGTGGAAAAACGGTAGGCGCCTATGAGATCACCGCCGAGACGATCTGGCTGTGTCTGGGCGTAATGGTCCTGGTCGGCCTGCTGGCCGCCCTCTGGCCCGCCGTGCGTCTCAGCCGTATGACGACGTTGGAAGGGTTGCGTCACAGAGGATAA
- a CDS encoding cytochrome P460 family protein — translation MIKPIGVVAVCVSLGWSGLVGDVAIAASPKDGEIALPADYVSWPKFLSEVQREDTKQVRELYVSPGGTKACPTGSFPNGTRLVMELYKAKTDGEMLVKGAEGKLIKGSLAKVFVMEKNDGWGQDVPDHLKNGNWVFGAYGSDGTRLAEDFTKCRACHAPLAQKDYVHRVDEFCAQSQKAH, via the coding sequence ATGATCAAGCCGATAGGCGTGGTTGCGGTCTGTGTGAGTCTCGGGTGGTCTGGGCTGGTTGGAGACGTGGCGATAGCTGCGTCCCCCAAGGACGGCGAGATCGCCCTTCCCGCCGACTACGTGAGTTGGCCGAAGTTCTTGAGCGAGGTGCAACGGGAGGATACGAAACAGGTGCGGGAGCTCTACGTGAGTCCCGGTGGCACCAAGGCCTGTCCGACCGGTTCATTTCCAAACGGTACCAGGTTGGTGATGGAGCTGTACAAGGCCAAGACCGATGGCGAGATGCTTGTGAAGGGCGCAGAGGGGAAATTGATCAAGGGCAGTCTGGCGAAAGTGTTCGTCATGGAAAAGAACGACGGATGGGGCCAGGACGTGCCGGACCATCTCAAGAATGGCAACTGGGTGTTTGGTGCCTATGGCTCGGATGGAACGCGTCTGGCCGAAGATTTCACGAAATGTCGGGCCTGTCATGCGCCGCTGGCGCAGAAAGATTATGTGCACCGGGTGGACGAGTTTTGCGCGCAAAGCCAGAAGGCGCACTAG
- a CDS encoding ABC transporter permease has protein sequence MLWSVYSLRNLWARRVTTLLTLLGLGLVVFVFVAILMLAHGLERTMGRTGDPANAIVMSKGALSEIESSLSRDQTGVLAAQPEVVTLANHQAAAVREIALQLTLRKQEGGSLASLSLRGSSPDAVAVRPLVHIVQGRLWQPGTTEVIVGTQAAKQFPEARLSETLRFGRREWTVVGIFESEGSGFDSEVWGDAEQMMATFHRTVFSSMTVRLADPTVLPAFKARLERDPRFKVSVKREPEYYEGKAEGLARLIRVTGLFLTVVFSVGAMLGATMTMSASVAHRTTEIGTLRTLGFTRSHILQAFLLESILLGLAGGLLGVAGAALLNSVTISTVNWDTGAELAFAFHLTPAMVGEGLLFAAGMGVIGGLVPAARAARIEIVHALGQRTV, from the coding sequence GTGTTGTGGAGCGTGTACAGTCTGCGGAATCTCTGGGCGCGCCGCGTCACGACGCTGCTCACGCTGCTGGGCCTTGGGCTTGTCGTGTTCGTGTTCGTGGCCATTCTGATGCTGGCGCACGGCCTGGAGCGGACGATGGGCAGAACCGGGGACCCTGCCAACGCGATTGTGATGAGTAAGGGGGCGCTCTCCGAAATCGAAAGCAGCCTGTCGCGCGATCAGACCGGGGTGCTGGCGGCGCAGCCGGAGGTCGTCACCCTGGCAAACCATCAGGCCGCGGCGGTGCGCGAGATCGCGTTGCAACTCACTTTGCGCAAACAGGAAGGCGGAAGCCTGGCCAGCCTCTCATTGCGTGGCTCGTCGCCCGATGCCGTTGCGGTGCGTCCCCTGGTGCATATCGTTCAAGGACGCCTATGGCAGCCGGGCACGACGGAGGTCATTGTAGGCACCCAGGCGGCCAAGCAGTTTCCTGAAGCCCGGCTCTCTGAAACGCTGCGGTTCGGGCGGCGGGAGTGGACGGTAGTCGGGATCTTCGAGTCGGAGGGCAGCGGGTTCGATTCCGAGGTCTGGGGCGATGCGGAGCAGATGATGGCCACCTTCCATCGGACGGTCTTCTCGTCGATGACCGTGCGGCTGGCCGATCCGACCGTGTTGCCCGCATTCAAGGCGCGACTGGAGCGTGATCCCCGGTTCAAAGTGTCCGTGAAGCGCGAGCCGGAATATTACGAAGGCAAGGCCGAGGGGCTGGCGAGACTGATTCGCGTAACCGGCTTATTCCTGACCGTGGTGTTCAGCGTCGGGGCCATGCTCGGGGCCACGATGACCATGTCCGCTTCCGTCGCGCATCGCACGACGGAGATCGGCACACTTCGCACCTTGGGATTTACGCGCAGCCACATCTTGCAGGCCTTTCTGCTCGAATCGATTCTACTGGGCCTGGCCGGGGGACTGCTGGGTGTGGCCGGTGCGGCCCTGCTCAATTCCGTGACGATTTCGACCGTGAACTGGGATACCGGCGCCGAGTTGGCCTTTGCCTTTCATCTCACCCCCGCGATGGTTGGCGAAGGACTATTGTTTGCCGCCGGCATGGGAGTCATCGGGGGCCTCGTGCCCGCCGCACGGGCGGCCCGCATCGAGATCGTCCACGCACTCGGACAACGGACGGTCTAA
- a CDS encoding ABC transporter ATP-binding protein: MVDPVVSLQKVTKSYSRAGTEVSVLQDLSFDIPAGTFLAIMGPSGSGKSTLLNVMAGIDRPTSGSVVVAGTRLDGLSEGEMARWRARHIGYVFQTYNLIPVLTAAENVELPLALTHLTRRERADHVKTALRLVGLGDRMDHYPRQLSGGQEQRVGVARAIVSDPTMILADEPTGNLDRESADDILTLLARLNRELGKTIVMVTHDPRAAERAQMIRHLEKGLLELPP; encoded by the coding sequence ATGGTTGATCCGGTCGTCAGTCTCCAGAAAGTCACCAAGAGCTACAGCCGTGCCGGCACCGAGGTGTCGGTCCTGCAGGATTTGTCGTTCGACATTCCGGCCGGCACCTTTCTCGCGATCATGGGACCGTCCGGGTCCGGCAAGAGTACGTTGCTGAACGTGATGGCCGGGATCGATCGGCCGACGAGCGGATCGGTGGTGGTGGCCGGAACTAGGCTGGACGGCTTGTCGGAAGGCGAGATGGCGCGCTGGCGCGCGCGCCACATCGGGTATGTGTTTCAGACCTACAATCTCATTCCGGTGCTGACGGCGGCGGAGAATGTGGAATTGCCGCTGGCCCTGACGCATCTGACGCGGCGAGAGCGCGCCGACCATGTAAAGACCGCGCTACGGCTGGTCGGGCTGGGTGATCGCATGGATCACTATCCCCGGCAGTTATCCGGTGGCCAGGAGCAGCGGGTCGGCGTGGCGCGCGCCATCGTCAGCGATCCGACCATGATTCTCGCGGACGAGCCGACCGGCAACCTCGATCGCGAATCTGCCGACGACATCCTCACTCTCCTGGCCAGGTTGAACCGTGAATTGGGCAAGACCATCGTGATGGTCACGCACGATCCCCGCGCGGCCGAGCGGGCGCAGATGATCCGGCATCTCGAAAAGGGGCTGTTGGAGTTGCCGCCATGA
- a CDS encoding TonB-dependent siderophore receptor, translating to MLCSVMSLPREFTGISRGRSVTAAVIVLLPMLSACIGPHVQPAPAPQSQAGIVEPADRVDPAPQAEQIPSQTTAPSAPLPLPVLPVEVARSEGLQEAGDIPVIEAKPVIVTAQRESYAVDSAFTATKTDTPLMETPMAVQVVPKQVLQDQRVNRLQDALQNVSGVRSNNNDVEGYVYKLRGVNSLHVFRNGLTLAGGLGSNPGIHETANLERVEVLKGPASVLFGRAEPGGLINLVTKRPLATPYYKLEQEFGSYDHYRTVWDATGPLNQSGTIGYRLSGAYQDYGSFRDFQGGRRVFLAPVLAFKPTDRTDLVIDLQYLRNDAQSDTIFPALGNRPAPLALHRSFQEANDPRDWTGNFNLGYDLTHRFNQNWSLTSRFLFSKGSMKKLNVFATALDDATGVLDRTTQFQKLMSTTYATNLDLKGKFDALGAKHQVLVGVDYLHDAYDYSYAEGLSNFPINIFNPVYGSVPTSAYDEALNGAGFRSFASSLVKQAGVYVQDQITLFGKLHVLLGGRYDHAEVGQGNSDVSREEAITDRHGRFVRTDEQFSPRAGILYQWTAQLSTYASYSKSFGANNGRSATGEALPPESGEQFEVGTKTELFQGFSATVALFHLIKKNILTPDLTTPDPTDARAVGQARSQGVEVDLLGAVTTQLDLIVTYAYLDTKVTRDDSGLQGNRLDNVPSHSGRVFLVYHFGGEGGLGWRVGGGVSAASAVSGDRENTFNLPAYYRLDAMTSYTAMVGGRRLTAQLNLRNLTNTKYFDGTDIFYNQRLPRFGLFAAQPLMAFGTIRMEF from the coding sequence ATGTTGTGTTCAGTCATGTCTCTGCCCCGTGAGTTCACCGGTATCAGTCGAGGCCGTTCGGTGACGGCTGCCGTCATTGTCCTTCTTCCCATGCTCTCTGCCTGCATCGGACCCCATGTCCAACCGGCGCCAGCGCCGCAAAGTCAGGCAGGCATCGTCGAGCCGGCAGATCGCGTTGATCCTGCTCCGCAAGCCGAACAGATTCCATCGCAGACAACCGCTCCCTCGGCGCCTCTGCCCTTGCCGGTTTTGCCGGTGGAGGTCGCTCGATCCGAGGGGCTTCAGGAGGCGGGAGACATCCCGGTGATCGAAGCCAAGCCTGTGATCGTGACCGCACAGCGCGAGTCGTATGCCGTGGATTCAGCCTTTACGGCGACGAAGACTGATACTCCGCTGATGGAAACGCCGATGGCCGTGCAGGTGGTTCCGAAGCAGGTCCTGCAGGATCAGCGGGTGAATCGACTGCAGGATGCCTTGCAGAACGTGAGCGGAGTGCGCTCCAACAACAATGACGTCGAAGGGTATGTCTACAAGTTGCGGGGGGTTAACAGTCTCCATGTCTTCCGCAACGGTCTGACCTTGGCGGGCGGCCTTGGCTCCAACCCAGGGATTCATGAGACCGCGAACCTCGAACGGGTGGAGGTGCTGAAAGGGCCGGCCTCCGTGCTGTTCGGGCGAGCGGAGCCGGGCGGGTTGATCAACCTCGTCACCAAACGTCCCCTCGCGACACCATATTACAAGCTGGAGCAGGAATTCGGCTCCTATGATCACTATCGAACGGTCTGGGATGCGACCGGACCGTTGAATCAGTCCGGCACGATCGGCTACCGATTGTCGGGCGCCTATCAGGACTATGGCTCGTTTCGAGATTTTCAGGGCGGGCGGCGGGTGTTTCTCGCGCCGGTCCTAGCCTTCAAGCCGACCGATCGGACCGATCTGGTCATCGACCTGCAGTATTTGAGGAACGATGCGCAGAGCGATACGATCTTTCCGGCTCTCGGCAATCGCCCGGCGCCGCTCGCGCTTCACCGGTCGTTCCAGGAAGCCAACGATCCCCGCGACTGGACCGGCAATTTCAACCTCGGTTACGACCTGACCCACCGGTTCAACCAAAATTGGTCGCTCACCAGCCGCTTTCTGTTCAGTAAAGGCAGCATGAAAAAGCTGAACGTCTTCGCCACGGCGCTGGACGACGCGACCGGGGTGCTGGACCGCACCACGCAGTTCCAGAAGCTCATGAGCACCACCTACGCGACCAACCTGGATCTCAAGGGGAAGTTTGATGCGCTGGGCGCGAAGCATCAGGTCCTGGTCGGCGTGGACTACCTGCATGATGCCTACGACTATAGCTATGCGGAGGGCCTTTCGAATTTCCCCATCAATATTTTCAACCCTGTGTATGGCAGCGTTCCGACCTCGGCCTATGACGAGGCCTTAAACGGGGCTGGGTTTCGAAGTTTTGCCTCGTCTCTCGTGAAACAGGCTGGCGTCTATGTTCAGGATCAGATCACCCTCTTTGGCAAGTTGCATGTCTTGCTCGGAGGACGATACGACCATGCCGAAGTCGGGCAGGGCAACAGTGACGTCTCTCGCGAGGAGGCCATCACCGATCGCCACGGACGATTCGTGAGAACGGACGAGCAGTTCAGTCCGCGCGCCGGGATCCTGTATCAATGGACCGCGCAGTTGAGTACATACGCGAGCTATTCAAAATCCTTCGGTGCCAACAACGGTCGCTCGGCGACTGGGGAGGCGCTGCCTCCCGAGAGTGGTGAGCAGTTCGAAGTGGGCACCAAGACCGAGCTGTTCCAGGGATTCTCGGCCACCGTGGCCCTGTTTCATTTGATCAAGAAGAACATCCTGACACCGGATCTGACCACTCCGGATCCCACCGACGCTAGGGCGGTCGGCCAAGCGCGCAGTCAGGGTGTCGAAGTTGACCTTCTTGGTGCGGTGACCACGCAACTGGATCTAATCGTGACGTACGCGTATCTCGATACCAAGGTCACGCGGGACGACAGCGGCCTGCAGGGTAATCGGCTGGACAATGTGCCGTCGCATAGTGGGCGAGTCTTTCTTGTGTATCACTTCGGTGGCGAGGGCGGATTGGGCTGGCGGGTCGGTGGAGGCGTCTCGGCGGCCAGCGCGGTGTCTGGAGATCGGGAAAACACGTTCAATCTGCCCGCGTATTACAGGCTGGATGCCATGACGAGTTACACCGCCATGGTTGGTGGCCGGCGCCTGACGGCTCAACTCAACCTGCGCAATCTGACGAATACGAAGTACTTCGACGGGACCGATATCTTCTACAACCAGCGGTTGCCGCGGTTTGGCCTGTTTGCCGCACAGCCCCTCATGGCGTTCGGCACAATTCGAATGGAGTTCTAA